Proteins co-encoded in one Actinomadura luteofluorescens genomic window:
- a CDS encoding SDR family NAD(P)-dependent oxidoreductase, with product MSRRPVAGAPILVTGASSGIGRAVAFALAERGGRLAIAARRRAALEDVADQIEDAGRIRPCVIEADLSRPGAAAELARAAMSALGGVEILINNAGAGLVAAQSITGDDDQARALFETNLWSPLALTRHLFPALRSSGGVVVNVTSTLRAVPIPLLGYYGASKAALAHLTLTLRNELKGTGVSVLEIVPGATDTAARDIDLLPWRAGPMRTPPPVTPESAAKAIVKAVERGGRRRAHPATSLLPLEVPALGRLIAAIVTRRVETGSAG from the coding sequence GTGAGCCGTCGACCAGTGGCAGGGGCGCCGATCCTGGTGACGGGCGCTTCGAGCGGGATCGGCCGAGCGGTGGCGTTCGCCCTGGCGGAGCGGGGTGGGCGGCTGGCGATCGCCGCCCGGCGCCGGGCGGCGCTGGAAGACGTCGCCGACCAGATCGAGGACGCCGGTCGGATACGTCCATGCGTGATCGAAGCGGACCTGTCCCGTCCGGGCGCGGCCGCCGAACTGGCGCGGGCCGCGATGTCCGCGCTGGGCGGTGTCGAGATTCTGATCAACAACGCCGGAGCCGGTCTGGTGGCCGCACAGAGCATCACCGGTGATGACGACCAGGCGCGGGCGCTGTTCGAGACGAACCTCTGGTCACCGCTCGCCCTGACCCGCCACCTTTTCCCCGCCCTGCGCTCCAGCGGCGGGGTGGTGGTGAACGTGACCTCCACCCTGCGTGCCGTGCCGATCCCGCTTCTCGGCTACTACGGCGCGTCCAAGGCCGCCCTGGCGCATCTGACCCTCACGCTGCGGAACGAACTGAAGGGCACCGGCGTGTCGGTGCTGGAGATCGTCCCCGGCGCCACGGACACCGCCGCCCGCGACATCGATCTGCTCCCCTGGCGGGCCGGGCCGATGCGCACCCCGCCGCCGGTCACACCCGAGTCGGCGGCCAAGGCGATCGTGAAGGCCGTCGAGAGGGGCGGGCGTCGCCGCGCCCACCCGGCGACGTCGCTCCTGCCCCTGGAGGTGCCGGCCTTGGGACGGCTCATCGCCGCGATCGTGACGCGCCGCGTCGAGACCGGTTCCGCCGGGTAG
- a CDS encoding MFS transporter, with amino-acid sequence MLPAKVSGRRPGVGGGGGLALALLCGCQLTLVVDASIVNIALPSIQRGLGFSDAGLSWVVNAYTLAFGGLLLLGGRAGDLLGHRRVFAAGVGVFTVASLAGGFAVAPGWLLAARALQGVGAAFAGPGALALIAATFQDAERRSRALAVFSMVASAGMVVGLVLGGVLTAWASWRAVLFVNVPVGLAIVLLVPRAVRESPRQEGRFDVGGALACTVGSALLVYGFIRAAERGWSGTLTVGAFCGAGVLLALFPVIESRARQPIVPLRLFADRDRVGAFLMRFLLTAAMSGMLFFLTLYVQGVLGYGPLATGFGFLPTTIALIAASRAVPGLLPRYGPRPIMAAGAVLCVAGMVWLTQVSRDSSYVAVILGPVLLFGAGTGLVAVAATFTAMRSVPTGESGAASALLQSMQQIGGSLGVAVLVTVDHGGSSEVDGMRDAFTAGVAFTACMLVALVAFRAQGRSGSQS; translated from the coding sequence ATGCTTCCTGCGAAGGTTTCTGGGCGGCGTCCTGGGGTTGGGGGCGGTGGGGGGTTGGCGCTGGCGTTGTTGTGCGGGTGCCAGCTCACGTTGGTGGTCGACGCCTCGATCGTGAACATCGCGTTGCCCAGCATTCAGCGGGGGCTCGGGTTCAGTGACGCCGGGCTTTCGTGGGTGGTCAACGCGTACACGCTCGCGTTCGGGGGGTTGCTGCTGCTCGGGGGGCGGGCCGGGGATCTACTCGGGCATCGGCGGGTGTTCGCCGCGGGGGTGGGGGTGTTCACCGTCGCGTCGCTGGCCGGGGGGTTCGCGGTCGCGCCGGGGTGGCTGCTGGCGGCTCGGGCGCTGCAGGGCGTCGGGGCCGCGTTCGCCGGGCCGGGGGCGCTGGCGCTCATCGCGGCCACGTTCCAGGACGCGGAACGCAGGAGCCGGGCGCTGGCCGTGTTCTCCATGGTCGCGAGTGCGGGGATGGTCGTGGGTCTGGTGCTCGGGGGCGTCCTGACCGCGTGGGCGTCGTGGCGGGCCGTGCTGTTCGTCAACGTGCCGGTGGGGCTCGCGATCGTGCTGCTCGTGCCGCGGGCCGTGCGGGAGTCGCCCAGGCAGGAGGGACGGTTCGACGTGGGCGGGGCGCTCGCGTGCACCGTCGGGTCGGCGCTGCTGGTCTACGGGTTCATCCGCGCCGCCGAGCGGGGGTGGTCCGGGACGCTCACGGTGGGCGCCTTCTGCGGGGCGGGGGTGCTGCTGGCGCTGTTCCCGGTGATCGAGTCGCGGGCGCGGCAGCCGATCGTCCCGCTGCGGCTGTTCGCCGACCGGGACCGGGTGGGCGCCTTCCTCATGCGGTTCCTGCTCACGGCGGCCATGAGCGGGATGCTGTTCTTCCTGACGCTCTACGTGCAGGGGGTGCTGGGGTACGGGCCGCTGGCGACGGGGTTCGGGTTCCTGCCGACGACGATCGCGCTGATCGCCGCCAGCCGGGCGGTGCCCGGGCTGCTGCCCCGGTACGGGCCGCGGCCGATCATGGCGGCCGGGGCCGTGCTGTGCGTGGCCGGGATGGTGTGGCTGACGCAGGTGTCGCGGGACAGCTCCTACGTCGCGGTGATCCTCGGGCCGGTGCTGCTGTTCGGGGCCGGGACGGGGCTGGTGGCGGTGGCGGCGACGTTCACGGCGATGCGGTCGGTGCCGACCGGGGAGTCCGGGGCCGCCTCGGCGCTGCTCCAGAGCATGCAGCAGATCGGCGGATCGCTGGGCGTCGCCGTTCTGGTCACCGTGGACCATGGCGGCTCGTCGGAGGTGGACGGCATGCGGGACGCGTTCACGGCCGGGGTCGCGTTCACCGCCTGCATGCTCGTGGCGCTGGTCGCCTTCCGCGCTCAGGGACGTTCCGGATCGCAGAGCTGA
- a CDS encoding O-methyltransferase, whose protein sequence is MTERAPSGEIPQVVAAAREAASAAGFTRSCTDEVGRLLRVLAAGSAGPIAELGTGCGVGTAWMAAGKRPDTRLVTVEADARYGAVARDVLGDVPGVEVVIGDWSSVLRHGPFALVFPDCAGAKELGDDLADSIAVGGLVIIDDLTPAWLPRPADRAGKDRDEVRESWLRRPGFAGTEVLVTPESAALIVSRLA, encoded by the coding sequence ATGACAGAGCGCGCGCCGTCCGGGGAGATCCCGCAGGTCGTCGCCGCCGCGCGGGAAGCCGCTTCGGCGGCCGGATTCACCCGGTCGTGCACCGACGAGGTCGGGCGGTTGCTGCGGGTTCTGGCGGCGGGAAGCGCCGGGCCCATCGCCGAACTCGGTACGGGCTGCGGAGTCGGCACCGCGTGGATGGCGGCCGGCAAGCGGCCGGACACCCGGCTGGTCACCGTCGAGGCCGACGCCCGGTACGGGGCCGTCGCTCGGGACGTCCTGGGCGACGTCCCCGGCGTCGAGGTCGTCATCGGCGACTGGTCCTCCGTGCTGCGCCACGGCCCTTTCGCCCTGGTCTTCCCCGACTGCGCCGGCGCCAAGGAACTGGGCGACGACCTCGCCGACTCCATCGCGGTCGGCGGCCTTGTGATCATCGACGACCTGACGCCCGCATGGCTTCCCCGCCCGGCGGACCGCGCGGGGAAGGACCGTGACGAAGTCCGCGAGTCCTGGCTGCGCCGCCCCGGTTTCGCCGGAACAGAGGTGCTGGTGACGCCCGAGTCCGCCGCGCTCATCGTGTCCCGCCTGGCCTGA
- a CDS encoding selenium-binding family protein codes for MVGIEPFSNLRRRAIVLIALAATAAGLVASPPLAGADAGAGDVVVSTSSVKGRDGTTYTVTNHVVRTKGEGRRKEWLLVWTGDASVPGGPVGAASHAAHRKADGEGSADPDFLAVIDATKGSRDYGKVVNTATIGPLLQNEPHHMQYVWHKGDKVYAGGLLSDTTYVFDVARLPQVRLSGVVTATDTPCGTAPDAFTTLKDGTAYGAYMGGPNVPGPCTYTHGEVRTGNGAAGTPGEVLRLDQSGRVRVEYPAATEAAEPDTCHSIPQVDPPTCANPHGIRVREDLNRLVTSDFAEVRSLMLIPSADFYIARDTVRIYDIAQRDRPRLLSVSRLPDGPRKEPFLIEEEPRVVMETALTNERHHKGGFVSTMGGASIYYTPDITDPKPKWREVFDDTTAFTRLAPELDNRVGMDGGSWLQTSADDRYLYHVVMRRGDESSGGKDTGMVYVLDVRKLVDAGKRTRCNIDTMEEVTRGGAEPDCPSLVSVLPVEDPTAGGPHWAALDNFRQGPGGYYQETRQPTRLVLANYFVAASPFDGDHRVCMVNISPRQQLSLDRTFKDEYTGRPCVEFNRSAWPHGETGDARPHGVLFAVSDADVR; via the coding sequence ATGGTCGGCATCGAACCGTTCTCGAACCTGCGCCGAAGGGCGATCGTTCTCATCGCGCTGGCGGCGACCGCCGCCGGGCTGGTCGCGTCCCCACCCCTGGCGGGGGCGGACGCCGGGGCCGGTGACGTGGTCGTCAGCACGTCCAGCGTCAAGGGACGCGACGGCACCACCTACACCGTTACGAACCACGTCGTGCGTACGAAGGGCGAAGGCCGGCGGAAGGAGTGGCTGCTGGTCTGGACGGGCGACGCGAGCGTCCCCGGCGGTCCGGTCGGCGCCGCGAGCCACGCCGCCCACCGGAAGGCCGACGGCGAGGGCTCCGCCGACCCCGACTTCCTCGCCGTGATCGACGCGACGAAGGGTTCCCGCGACTACGGCAAGGTCGTCAACACCGCGACCATCGGCCCGCTGCTGCAGAACGAGCCGCACCACATGCAGTACGTGTGGCACAAGGGCGACAAGGTGTACGCGGGCGGGCTGCTCAGCGACACGACCTACGTGTTCGACGTTGCGCGGCTTCCGCAGGTCAGGCTCAGCGGCGTCGTCACCGCCACGGACACCCCCTGCGGCACGGCCCCGGACGCCTTCACGACCCTGAAGGACGGCACCGCGTACGGCGCCTACATGGGCGGTCCCAACGTCCCCGGACCGTGCACGTACACGCACGGCGAGGTCAGGACCGGCAACGGCGCGGCCGGGACACCCGGCGAGGTGCTCCGGCTGGACCAGAGCGGCAGGGTGCGGGTCGAGTACCCGGCGGCCACGGAGGCGGCGGAGCCCGACACCTGCCACAGCATCCCCCAGGTGGACCCGCCGACCTGCGCCAACCCGCACGGCATCCGGGTGCGCGAGGACCTGAACCGGCTGGTCACCAGCGACTTCGCCGAGGTGCGGAGCCTGATGCTGATCCCGTCCGCCGACTTCTACATCGCCCGCGACACCGTGCGGATCTACGACATCGCGCAACGCGACCGCCCCAGGCTGCTGTCGGTCTCCCGCCTGCCGGACGGCCCGCGCAAGGAGCCGTTCCTCATCGAGGAGGAGCCGCGCGTGGTGATGGAGACGGCGCTTACCAACGAACGCCACCACAAGGGCGGATTCGTGTCGACGATGGGCGGAGCGTCCATCTACTACACACCCGACATCACCGACCCGAAGCCGAAATGGCGTGAGGTCTTCGACGACACGACCGCGTTCACCAGGCTCGCCCCCGAGCTGGACAACCGTGTCGGCATGGACGGCGGCTCCTGGCTCCAGACCAGCGCGGACGACCGGTACCTGTACCACGTCGTCATGCGCCGGGGGGACGAGTCGTCCGGCGGCAAGGACACCGGCATGGTGTACGTGCTGGACGTCCGAAAGCTCGTCGACGCCGGCAAGCGGACCCGGTGCAACATCGACACCATGGAAGAGGTCACGCGCGGCGGCGCCGAGCCCGACTGCCCGTCCCTGGTGAGCGTCCTGCCCGTCGAGGACCCGACGGCCGGCGGCCCGCACTGGGCGGCGCTGGACAACTTCCGGCAGGGCCCCGGCGGCTACTACCAGGAGACGCGGCAGCCGACCCGGCTCGTGCTGGCGAACTACTTCGTCGCCGCGTCGCCGTTCGACGGCGACCACCGCGTCTGCATGGTGAACATCTCGCCGCGGCAGCAGCTCTCCCTGGACCGGACCTTCAAGGACGAGTACACCGGCCGCCCGTGCGTGGAGTTCAACCGGTCCGCGTGGCCGCACGGCGAGACCGGCGACGCCCGGCCGCACGGCGTCCTGTTCGCGGTCTCCGATGCCGACGTCCGCTGA
- a CDS encoding dihydrofolate reductase family protein, translating to MRSISVTMFVSLDGVVQGLGRPDEDTRGGFTHGGWGPKYNDEVMGREMAKGMANAGDMLFGRRTWEDFLNAWGRATDGNPFTKHMNAATKYVASRTLDDADAWENSILLRGDAAETVAELKARPGGNLAINGSAALVQSLHAAGLIDRYTLLIHPLTLGTGKRLFEGPAPLTEFDLTETVTTPKGVIIAHYTRH from the coding sequence ATGCGCTCGATCAGCGTCACGATGTTCGTCTCCCTCGACGGAGTGGTCCAGGGGCTGGGGCGCCCGGACGAGGACACCCGCGGCGGGTTCACCCACGGAGGCTGGGGCCCGAAGTACAACGACGAGGTGATGGGCCGCGAGATGGCCAAGGGGATGGCCAACGCAGGAGACATGCTGTTCGGCCGCCGAACCTGGGAGGACTTCCTCAACGCCTGGGGACGGGCCACCGACGGCAACCCGTTCACCAAGCACATGAACGCGGCCACGAAGTACGTGGCGTCAAGGACGCTGGACGACGCGGACGCCTGGGAGAACTCGATCCTGCTGCGCGGCGACGCCGCGGAGACGGTCGCGGAACTGAAGGCCCGGCCGGGCGGGAATCTCGCGATCAACGGCAGCGCCGCCCTGGTCCAGAGCCTGCACGCCGCCGGCCTGATCGACCGCTACACCCTGCTGATCCATCCCCTGACCCTCGGCACCGGCAAGCGCCTCTTCGAAGGCCCCGCACCCCTGACCGAGTTCGACCTCACCGAAACCGTCACCACCCCCAAGGGCGTCATCATCGCCCACTACACCCGCCACTGA
- a CDS encoding TetR/AcrR family transcriptional regulator produces MTGPQPDGTETPRVDRRVRLVTAASQLFSERAYDEVTTTEIARRAGVAYGLIAHHFTNKRGLYLATIRAAGEALRTLQETPPEGETPAERLRDAISRHITYMDRHAAGFLTLIRGGNGSDPEVRAIIEDLRWQGALRILDALGAEHPIHPVLRASMRGWVGYLDELIVDHIQHHDVPQEHLVRLATSALTATLRTARAINPDVGIAPATVDRLEDTSAGTPGPKTKRQAREGTP; encoded by the coding sequence ATGACCGGCCCGCAGCCCGACGGCACTGAGACGCCCCGCGTCGACCGGCGCGTCCGGCTCGTCACGGCCGCCTCGCAGCTGTTCTCCGAACGCGCCTACGACGAGGTGACCACCACCGAGATCGCGCGCCGGGCGGGCGTCGCGTACGGGCTCATCGCGCACCACTTCACCAACAAGCGCGGGCTTTACCTGGCCACCATCCGTGCGGCCGGCGAAGCGCTGCGAACCCTTCAGGAAACCCCGCCCGAAGGCGAGACGCCGGCCGAGCGGCTGCGCGACGCCATCAGCCGGCACATCACCTACATGGACCGCCACGCGGCGGGATTCCTCACCCTCATCCGCGGCGGAAACGGTTCGGACCCCGAGGTCCGCGCCATTATCGAAGACCTGCGCTGGCAGGGCGCTCTCCGCATTCTCGACGCTCTCGGCGCCGAACACCCCATCCATCCCGTACTCCGCGCCTCCATGCGCGGCTGGGTCGGTTATCTCGACGAACTCATCGTCGACCACATCCAGCACCATGACGTCCCGCAAGAGCATCTCGTCCGGCTGGCGACCAGTGCCCTGACCGCCACCTTGCGCACGGCCCGCGCCATCAACCCCGACGTCGGGATCGCCCCGGCCACGGTCGATCGTCTGGAGGACACCTCGGCCGGCACGCCGGGGCCGAAGACGAAGAGGCAGGCCAGGGAAGGAACGCCATGA